The genomic interval TCGGACACCTACAGAAGTTATCTGTTTTGTATTTTTCTTGGTTACTATTTATGCCGTTTCTGGACCAAGTACAGTCATACTTCGTCTTAACCTCTTGTTTATACCTATCATATTATTTATTATTTTGCTTTTAATTGTAATGAATATAGGCTTTTTTGAATTTAAAACCACAAAGCCCTTCTTTCACACTGGTTGGAGTGAAATTCTACGAGGTTCAAAAGAAACGATATTTTCCTTTTTAGGTTTTGAAATTTTATTATTTTACAACGCTTTTATAAATGAAACTAAGAATACGATTAAATTCACTATAATGGGCATGGCCATTCCATTACTTTTATATTTACTCGTATTTGTGTTTGTAGTTGGAGTTTTTGGTGTCGAGGTTGCGGAAAACACACTTTATCCAACAGCAGAGCTAGCTAAACGTGTGGAAATACCAGGAGGATTCTTTGAGAGATTTGAATCAGTCTTTTTCACAATTTGGGTTGTTACGCTCTTTAGTACGGCCTCGATGTCCTTTGATGTAACTTTATTAGCCTTTGCTTCTATTTTTAAAAAGATAAAACGAATGACGTTTATTTTTTTCCTTTCTCCACTTATTTATATTATTGCTATGTCACCACAGAATTTTGTTGAGACTTCTATATTTGGAGAATGGATTAGCTACCTGGGGATTGGGTTTAGCATGTTCATGCCGTTGCTTCTACTTGTGATCGCCATGATGCGTGGGGTAAAGGGGAATGGATAAGGTATATAGAAGTATCTCGATTTTTTGTCTACTCTTTTTGGTGACGGGGTGTTGGGATCAAAATGAAATCGAAGAAAGAGGGTTTGTGATTGGTACAGCCATTGATATGGTTAAAGGGAAAACGGATGATTCTGTCGGGGAGATGTCTGAGGAAGAGCGGAAGGAAAAGTATAAGTTAACCTATCAATTTGTTGTGCCGGGAAATTTTATTGGAGGTGGTAGCGGAGGCGGTCAATCGGGCGGAGGGGCATCAGAAGGAAAACCATTCTTAAATCTTACAGCAGAAGGAACATCCATTCATCAAATTACTAGAAAGATGGCTGCTGAGACCAGTCGTAAACCATATCTGGAACATATTAATTTAATTGTTCTGTCAGAGGAACTTGCAAGAAAAGGGTATCTTAAGGATGCTATGGATTTTTTTGTGCGTGACCATGAAATGAGGAGAGTAGCAAAAGTGATGGTGGCCGAGGGGGAAGCGAGAAAGGTTTTGGAAATTAATCCGCAACATGAAAAAATGCCGGTTTTGTTTATTGATTCACTAAGTGAAAATATAGTAAAACATGGTACTTCTCTACCACCTATAAATATTGGTGATGTTCATAGTTACTTATTAAAGGGAAATAGTTTTGTTATACCGAGAATTGTTATTAAGGACAATAAAGGAATCATTTTGGGAGCCGCTATGTTTAACTCTCAAAATCAAGAAATGATTGGCACTCTTAATGAAAGTGAAACACTAGGGCTTAATTTTATTACAGAAAAGGTTGAGAGTGCCGTACTTGAATTTTTGATGAATGGCCAACTTGTTGCTTTTGAAATTAAAGGTGCTAAAAGTAAAATCGAGGCTGATGTTTCTGACAAAGATCAAATTAAATTTACAGTGAAAATTAATGTGGACGGCAATGTGGGGGAAGTGTACGGAGACGTAGCTTTAAAAAATCGATCGGTATTATCTGAAATCGAAGAAAAAACCGCTAAGGAAATAGAACGTATCATTAATGGTGCTATTGATAAAGTACAAAAAAAGTACAAGGCTGATGTCTTTGAATTAGGAGCTTATTTAAAGCAAGAACATTATAAGACATGGAAACAAGTAAATAAAGAATGGGATAAGGGAGAGAATTATTTTTCAAAAAGTGTGGTTGACGTTCAAGTAAGGGTTGACGTAAGGCAAATTGGAGCGTCCATTAAAATGGTGAAATAGAGAGGAGTTGAACAATTATGTTGCACTGGATAGAGGAGCGAGTTCCCACTTTTATACTCGCTATATTATCTTCGCTCATTCCATGGGGGATATATAAATTGAACCAGGCCTTTCATCAATACGCTGACCCGCCATGGAAAAAAGATGATGAGTCACAGTGACAAAATGAACTGTGTATAATTTGTGTATAATTTTGTGGATAAGTTATTGTTGAAATGAAAAGAAGTTAGAGCGGGTACCTTGAGAGGTGCTTGCTCCAACTTATAGGTTCTTTGGGAATCAGTGCTGATTTATAAATCATTTTTAGTGTTTGGCTACTTCAGCAGGGTACCTCTGTTGTAAATAACTCGCAAGTGCATCTACAGCTAATGGGCCATCTTCGACTAGTTTTCCTTTTGTAAAGGCGGTGAAGCCATCTCCACCTGAAGCGAGATAATTGCTAATGGCAATCGTATATGCCCTTTTGGATTGAATTTCCTTACCATGAATGTCTTTTAATGTGATAATACGGCTGCCGACAGGGGCAGTATTATTCCAAGTATAAGTTAATCCTACAGCTTGCAATCTATTCTCCTCATCTTTAGTCCACTGTTGTTCTAAAGCTGTTTTTATTTGTTCTCCAGTTAAGGTAATCTTCACGAAGCGATGATGAAAAGGTAAGGTAGTATAAAGGTCTTCTTTCGTAATGATTCCTTCGTTTAAGCTTGCTCGAATTCCGCCGTGGTGATAAAAAGCAATATCGGTCCCCAATATGTTACGCCCAGATTCTGCGATTATTTTGGCCAAAGGAGATTCACCGTTGCCGTTTTGTTTCCTCGTTATTTCTTTTGGTGCTTTACCTATTATTTTATTCATATAAGGGGCTATACGTTTTTTATATTTTTTTAAAAGTGTGAGTGTTTCTTGATCAGGTTTGATTTTATGATGAACAGTGGGGATAATCGTTGCTTCTTTGTGAATAATCTCTTTTGTGTGACGGTTAATGGTGAGTTTTACTTCTGAAAAAGCTTTTCCATAAGAGTAAGCTTGAACGATTAGTTTATTGTCTACGATCGTATTTGCGTATGCATGATTATGACCGCCGAATATTACATCGACTTCATCATCCATTTGTGGAGCCATCTTGGCTAAATCTTCATGAGGATTTCCTCCTGTCTTATCCGATTTAGCTGAGATATGGGCGAGCACTACAATGGAGGTTATTCCTTTTTTCTTTAATACTTCTGCTGTTTGATTGATAGCTTGAACCTCATCAATCACTTCGATTTCTTCTTTGTATTCCGGGAGTAGAAACTTCGTCGTTTCGGTTGTCACTACACCGATAAAACCAATATTTATCCCATTGATTTGTTTGATTATATATGGAGGAAACAATAGATTCCCCGTTTTTTTATTGATTATATTAGCGGAACAATAAGAGGTAGTTGAACCTGAGAAAGCGCCTGCCTCTCCATTAATCAACCGCTGCATTTCATGAACCCCTTCATCAAATTCATGATTTCCAGGTGTTCCGACATCAATGTTTAGAAGGTTTAGATATTCAATCGTTGGTTCATTTTGGTGTAAAGAGGATATAGGAGGGCTTCCGCCGACCATATCACCGGAATGAACAAGGAGGGTATGTTCGTTTTCTTGTTTGTACTTTTTTAAATAGGCAGCTAAATATTCAGCGCCTCCTACTTTATTTCCTGATAGATCTTGGTATTTATCCAGTTGGCCATGAAAATCATTCAATCCTAATAATTGAATGTGTGTATAGTCAGCGGCTATAGACGGATGGAGTGAAGCTATTGAACCATCGGTCGTTCCTAAAATGAAGAATAACAGCAAGAACCCAAATGATACTCTATGAAGTATTGACAAGCTGTATGCCCTCCTCTAGGTTGTTATGTTCAGTATAAGGGGGGAGATTTAAGAGAGTGTAAAGGGGGAGTTAATTTTTGTTAAATATTGGTTTGTTTGTGTAGCCAATTTAAATCTTTTTTTTCGCAATGACTAACGACGAATATCATGGTAAAATCTTCATAAAATTTATAGGTGTTTAATTGGAAGGTGCCAAAAGTATCATATATAGTCTTTTGGCTCTACTTATAAGGAGGGATTGTATTTGAAGAAAAAGAGTTTGCTAGTTTTTATTATTTGTATGTTTGCTTTTCTCATGTTACTTCCGTCATTAAAGGTTCAAGCTGCCGAAGATCTTACTTATTGGTCTGAAGAAACACAGGAAGTGTATGAACCTCTACTTCCCTATACATTAGAATGGAGTGGGGATGTATTAAAAAATGGAGGGTTTGATTTAGATTCAGCTCGTATAACAACTGATAAAACGATCGCCGACTTTGTCATTAATCAGTATGGAGATATAGGGGCGAGAAAGATTGCTGAACTGCCTAAACAACCCTTAGATGAACCGCTAAATATAGCGGATGTGTCATTTCCAACAGATGGATTGGGCTACCCGTTAACAAGCCTAAAAGTAAAATCAGGCAGTACATATTTGATTCAATTGGATAGTGGGGATTTTGCGAAAGTGCATATTAATGAAGCTTCATCTTCAAAAGTTAATTTTACCTTTGTCGTTCAAACAGATACATTACCGGATGAAGATCCGACACTGCCTGATGAAGAGGTAAGCGTGGTTGACTTAATCTCTTCACAATCATCTGTATCCATGGATGTCGGTCAATCAAAATCTGTTTCACTTACAGCAAAATACTCTAATAATAGCAAGAAAACAGTTACAAATGCTGCTAAATGGAAGTCAGAAAAAACCTCCATTGCGAGTGTAACAAAAGGGAAAATAAAAGGAGTTTCTGCTGGGCAAACAACGATTTCAGCAGAATATGAGGGAATAACGGTAAAAGTCAAAGTAAGTGTAAAGAGTAAATCAGTAAAACCAATTAAAGGAATAGCTGGGACAGCTGTTGCAGCAGGTGACAGTCATACACTTGTGCTTAAAAAGAATGGAACTGTATGGAGTTTTGGTAAAAACCAAACAGGACAATTAGGGAATGGGAACACAAAGAATCAATATACTCCTGTTCAGGTGAAGGGTCTTAAAAATGTAAAAGATATTGCAGCCGGATATAATTTTTCTTTAGCTTTAAAAAAGGACGGAACGGTTTGGATGTGGGGGAATCCGTTTGCCAGTGTGTCTAATCCAAGATCTACACCGTATCAAATTAAATCGCTCAAAAATGTGGTAGACATCGCAGCCGGTGAAGAGCATATGATTGCCTTAAAAAAAGATGGCACTGTATGGGTATGGGGAAATAACTCATATGGTCAAGGTGGAATTGGCAAGACTTCTCCAGCAACGATTACAAATCCTGTTAAAGTAACAAAGCTTAGTAAGGTAACAGCGATTGCAGGTGGGCGTTATCATACACTTGCAGTAAAGAGCGATGGGACGATTTGGACGTGGGGGAATAATGAACGGAATCAAATTGGAGATGGAAAAACAGGATCTAGCTTAATGAAAAATGTTTTAGTACCATATCAAGTTAAATCATTAACGAAAGTGAAATCCGTATCTGGAGGTACTTATTATAGTCTTGCTGTGAAATCAGATGGAACGGTATGGTCGTGGGGCTTTAATGATGCTAGCCAATTAGGGATTGTTAAAACAAGTGCTTATCAAAATAAGCCAGCTAAAGTTCTAGGAGAAGATGGTGAAGGTTATTTGAGTCAAATCAAACAAGCTGACGGCGGATATAGACATACACTTGCAGTTGCTAACGATGGAAGCTTATATACATGGGGAGAAAACACATACGGAAAGCTGGGCATCGGTACCGAAACTTCAATTTATGATGTATGGTCAGATGGCGCCAATTCAGCCGTACCGGTAAAAGTAGCGCTGACTAAAGTGATTCAAGCAGAAGCAGGATCTGAGCATACAGTCGCGATAACCTCAGATGGAACAGTATGGTCGTGGGGTTCTAATGATTATGGGCAATTAGGTGTTGGAAAAAAATACAGTAAAAAGAAAGTACCTGCTAAAGTATTACGTGCTAATTAATAAAGTTCATTAGTTTTTGTTATGAGTAAATAGATAAGTATTCAAATAGGCCAACCACACATTGTGGTTGGCCTATTTTTAGGTGTGCGCAAGGCATGGATGTAACAGTTCCCAACTGTGAAGACAGAGGGAGCGGTTAGCTTAATGCCAAGGTAGGTGCTCGTGATGACGAAGAATATGAAGGGAGCGAGCAGCAAACTCAGGTCTGAGGAACACGAACTTTATAGGAGGCTAGGTATCATTGAATGAGTTTGCCTATAATGGATTGTCACTAAAACAGGCGATAGTCTGAAAACATAAATTAACAAGTAATTCTCCATTATTTGTTGCATTATTAATCGATAATTATTATCATTAATAATGATTATCAATTAATAAATTAGAACTGTATTTAAAATAGATTTTGTTGAATGTATAGAGATTTTATTCTAAGGTGTCTTGGAAGGAGCGTAAAAGGATGGATTTAATTGTCAGTAGTGAAAATGGGATTAAGGTAGAGTGTCTAGAGTATGGTTATAAAAAAGAGAATCTTGTGAGTCATTCAAAAACTTTGCAATGTGGAGATGTTTTAACAGTTTCTAATAAGGGAAAATATGTTGTAGGAGTTGGATGGTTTGTTTTAATAA from Peribacillus asahii carries:
- a CDS encoding GerAB/ArcD/ProY family transporter; the encoded protein is MNSFEYGDSEVGRKEVLVGVANMVIGFGVLTLPRTVANATHSIDGWISISLGGLIVIFFAGVLAKLISRFPKKNLHEFTSLIINKPIATILTFLFASYMMLFVCYEMRIVAEISKLYLFDRTPTEVICFVFFLVTIYAVSGPSTVILRLNLLFIPIILFIILLLIVMNIGFFEFKTTKPFFHTGWSEILRGSKETIFSFLGFEILLFYNAFINETKNTIKFTIMGMAIPLLLYLLVFVFVVGVFGVEVAENTLYPTAELAKRVEIPGGFFERFESVFFTIWVVTLFSTASMSFDVTLLAFASIFKKIKRMTFIFFLSPLIYIIAMSPQNFVETSIFGEWISYLGIGFSMFMPLLLLVIAMMRGVKGNG
- a CDS encoding Ger(x)C family spore germination protein; its protein translation is MDKVYRSISIFCLLFLVTGCWDQNEIEERGFVIGTAIDMVKGKTDDSVGEMSEEERKEKYKLTYQFVVPGNFIGGGSGGGQSGGGASEGKPFLNLTAEGTSIHQITRKMAAETSRKPYLEHINLIVLSEELARKGYLKDAMDFFVRDHEMRRVAKVMVAEGEARKVLEINPQHEKMPVLFIDSLSENIVKHGTSLPPINIGDVHSYLLKGNSFVIPRIVIKDNKGIILGAAMFNSQNQEMIGTLNESETLGLNFITEKVESAVLEFLMNGQLVAFEIKGAKSKIEADVSDKDQIKFTVKINVDGNVGEVYGDVALKNRSVLSEIEEKTAKEIERIINGAIDKVQKKYKADVFELGAYLKQEHYKTWKQVNKEWDKGENYFSKSVVDVQVRVDVRQIGASIKMVK
- a CDS encoding bifunctional metallophosphatase/5'-nucleotidase — protein: MSILHRVSFGFLLLFFILGTTDGSIASLHPSIAADYTHIQLLGLNDFHGQLDKYQDLSGNKVGGAEYLAAYLKKYKQENEHTLLVHSGDMVGGSPPISSLHQNEPTIEYLNLLNIDVGTPGNHEFDEGVHEMQRLINGEAGAFSGSTTSYCSANIINKKTGNLLFPPYIIKQINGINIGFIGVVTTETTKFLLPEYKEEIEVIDEVQAINQTAEVLKKKGITSIVVLAHISAKSDKTGGNPHEDLAKMAPQMDDEVDVIFGGHNHAYANTIVDNKLIVQAYSYGKAFSEVKLTINRHTKEIIHKEATIIPTVHHKIKPDQETLTLLKKYKKRIAPYMNKIIGKAPKEITRKQNGNGESPLAKIIAESGRNILGTDIAFYHHGGIRASLNEGIITKEDLYTTLPFHHRFVKITLTGEQIKTALEQQWTKDEENRLQAVGLTYTWNNTAPVGSRIITLKDIHGKEIQSKRAYTIAISNYLASGGDGFTAFTKGKLVEDGPLAVDALASYLQQRYPAEVAKH
- a CDS encoding RCC1 domain-containing protein, translated to MKKKSLLVFIICMFAFLMLLPSLKVQAAEDLTYWSEETQEVYEPLLPYTLEWSGDVLKNGGFDLDSARITTDKTIADFVINQYGDIGARKIAELPKQPLDEPLNIADVSFPTDGLGYPLTSLKVKSGSTYLIQLDSGDFAKVHINEASSSKVNFTFVVQTDTLPDEDPTLPDEEVSVVDLISSQSSVSMDVGQSKSVSLTAKYSNNSKKTVTNAAKWKSEKTSIASVTKGKIKGVSAGQTTISAEYEGITVKVKVSVKSKSVKPIKGIAGTAVAAGDSHTLVLKKNGTVWSFGKNQTGQLGNGNTKNQYTPVQVKGLKNVKDIAAGYNFSLALKKDGTVWMWGNPFASVSNPRSTPYQIKSLKNVVDIAAGEEHMIALKKDGTVWVWGNNSYGQGGIGKTSPATITNPVKVTKLSKVTAIAGGRYHTLAVKSDGTIWTWGNNERNQIGDGKTGSSLMKNVLVPYQVKSLTKVKSVSGGTYYSLAVKSDGTVWSWGFNDASQLGIVKTSAYQNKPAKVLGEDGEGYLSQIKQADGGYRHTLAVANDGSLYTWGENTYGKLGIGTETSIYDVWSDGANSAVPVKVALTKVIQAEAGSEHTVAITSDGTVWSWGSNDYGQLGVGKKYSKKKVPAKVLRAN